One Lactobacillus sp. ESL0785 DNA window includes the following coding sequences:
- the abc-f gene encoding ribosomal protection-like ABC-F family protein — protein MSLLTVKNLGQSFVDKTLYEDANFVLNKEDHMGVTGQNGVGKSTLIKILTGEMLPDEGQVKWQNKVDVGYLDQYAKLTPGETIRGFLRTAFASLYQKEQELNKLYAQYAESGADELLEKAGKVQTYLEENNFYGIDTEIERVASGLGLAELGYDHDVAQLSGGQRSKIILAKLLLQNPDVLLLDEPTNYLDVSHIDWLVDYLNAFTGAFIVVSHDYDFLGRITNCIIDVDVGTITRYTGTLKQAMRQKAANRETYLKAYANQQRKIAKTEAYIRKNKAGTRSKSAKSREKQLAHMEVLNPPKANRRARFEFPYVATASNLLLQTQDLVIGYDHALVKEAFNFSVGGNEKVAITGFNGIGKSTLLKTLLSQLKPIFGNFELSTTAKLAYFKQDLTWPNNNMTPLQFLQEEFERQKPKELRGALARLGVTAQQAMSPLKKLSGGEQEKVKLAKMQFEPANLLFLDEPTNHLDRDTKDALRKAIINFPGGVIIVSHERDFFQGDWVDKTIDIETMNQ, from the coding sequence ATGAGTTTATTAACGGTTAAAAATCTGGGACAGAGTTTTGTTGATAAGACTTTATATGAAGATGCAAATTTTGTCCTTAATAAAGAAGATCATATGGGAGTCACGGGACAAAATGGGGTTGGTAAGTCAACGCTGATTAAAATCTTAACGGGAGAAATGCTGCCGGATGAAGGTCAAGTTAAGTGGCAGAATAAAGTTGATGTTGGTTATCTTGATCAGTATGCCAAATTGACGCCTGGTGAAACGATTCGTGGCTTTTTGCGGACAGCATTTGCATCGCTCTATCAAAAAGAGCAAGAATTAAATAAGCTTTACGCCCAATATGCTGAAAGTGGAGCTGATGAGCTATTAGAAAAGGCTGGTAAAGTTCAAACTTACTTAGAAGAGAATAATTTTTATGGTATTGATACTGAAATTGAACGGGTTGCGTCTGGTTTGGGTTTAGCAGAATTAGGTTATGATCATGATGTTGCCCAGCTTTCAGGTGGTCAGCGGTCAAAAATTATTTTAGCTAAATTGTTGCTGCAAAATCCAGATGTTTTGCTGCTTGATGAGCCTACTAATTATCTTGATGTATCTCACATTGATTGGCTAGTTGATTACTTAAATGCATTTACAGGAGCATTTATTGTTGTCAGTCACGATTATGATTTTTTAGGTCGGATTACCAATTGTATTATTGATGTTGATGTCGGTACAATCACGCGCTATACAGGAACGTTAAAGCAGGCAATGCGGCAAAAGGCAGCTAATCGTGAAACCTACCTTAAGGCTTATGCTAATCAACAGCGTAAAATTGCCAAAACTGAAGCATATATTCGTAAAAATAAGGCAGGAACACGGTCTAAGAGTGCTAAATCACGGGAAAAGCAGTTGGCACACATGGAGGTACTTAATCCACCTAAAGCTAATCGACGGGCGCGGTTTGAATTTCCGTATGTTGCGACGGCTTCTAACTTACTGTTGCAGACCCAAGATTTGGTAATTGGGTATGACCATGCCTTAGTCAAGGAAGCCTTTAATTTCTCGGTTGGTGGCAATGAAAAAGTAGCGATTACTGGTTTTAATGGTATTGGTAAGTCGACTTTACTTAAAACTTTACTAAGTCAGCTCAAGCCGATTTTTGGTAATTTTGAGTTATCGACAACGGCTAAGCTTGCTTATTTTAAGCAGGATTTAACTTGGCCCAATAACAATATGACACCACTACAATTTTTGCAGGAAGAATTTGAGCGCCAGAAGCCAAAAGAATTACGTGGTGCGTTAGCCCGATTAGGTGTCACGGCGCAGCAGGCGATGAGTCCGCTGAAGAAACTATCTGGTGGCGAGCAAGAAAAAGTTAAGCTGGCGAAGATGCAGTTTGAGCCAGCCAATTTATTATTTTTGGATGAACCGACTAACCACTTAGATCGTGATACTAAGGATGCTTTGCGGAAGGCAATTATTAACTTTCCCGGTGGCGTGATTATTGTTAGTCATGAGCGAGATTTCTTTCAAGGTGATTGGGTTGATAAGACAATCGATATTGAAACAATGAATCAATAA
- a CDS encoding APC family permease: protein MKNKNLGDKLDFWSIVFLAINTTIGSGIFLTPASVVNQAGSMSLWVYLIAAICAAAFGISSASAAKYVVKSGASYAYSKAAFGDKLGFYMGILRYFAASVTWSVMATGVVKSTISIFGGNPNNTTSLTIGLLLLVVLITIINLFGQKVVKYVMNLATIGKLAALILIIVAAIILMITTGATHHLAEVDQIRQNGHKIVPALTTSGLAMAVVSAFYSFMGFESVASGAEDMEQPEKNLPRAIPLSIFIIAFIYMGIIAVALKLDPKALMTTKQVVAISAIFKNDILRDLILVGALISMLGVNIAESFSIPRVLEAMAKEGQLSKKLTKRTARNFPIRSFFISIILVILIPMAFQFNMTNLITLTAMVSFVEFVVVPLAVIRFYRGTNKEKVLNAPKNVWTDVVIPIISIILVGFLLIEYNWKVQFGVIINGKVVGINWYAIAMMIVGFIVLPLSMALLNKFENK, encoded by the coding sequence ATGAAAAATAAAAATTTAGGAGATAAATTGGACTTTTGGTCTATTGTCTTTTTAGCAATCAACACAACGATTGGCTCGGGTATCTTTTTAACCCCTGCTAGTGTTGTCAATCAAGCCGGCAGTATGTCATTATGGGTTTATCTAATTGCAGCTATTTGTGCAGCAGCTTTTGGCATTTCATCAGCATCAGCGGCCAAGTATGTCGTTAAATCTGGGGCTTCTTATGCTTACTCTAAAGCTGCCTTTGGTGACAAGTTAGGCTTTTACATGGGGATTTTACGGTACTTTGCGGCTAGCGTTACTTGGTCGGTTATGGCTACAGGAGTTGTCAAATCCACGATTTCTATTTTCGGTGGCAATCCCAATAACACCACTTCCTTAACAATTGGCCTTTTACTGCTGGTTGTCCTCATCACCATCATCAACCTTTTTGGTCAAAAAGTCGTCAAATACGTTATGAACTTGGCCACCATTGGCAAACTTGCAGCTCTTATTTTAATTATTGTAGCTGCAATTATCCTCATGATTACCACGGGAGCAACTCATCATCTAGCAGAGGTTGACCAAATTCGCCAAAACGGTCATAAAATCGTGCCAGCATTAACTACTAGCGGTTTAGCAATGGCAGTTGTTTCTGCCTTTTACTCTTTTATGGGCTTTGAATCAGTTGCTTCAGGAGCTGAAGACATGGAGCAACCAGAAAAGAATTTACCGCGGGCAATCCCGCTATCAATTTTTATCATTGCTTTTATCTATATGGGCATTATTGCAGTTGCATTAAAGCTTGATCCGAAGGCCTTAATGACTACTAAGCAAGTTGTTGCAATCAGTGCAATTTTTAAAAATGATATCCTCCGTGACCTTATTCTTGTTGGTGCTCTCATTTCAATGCTTGGGGTTAACATCGCTGAAAGTTTTAGTATTCCGCGGGTTTTAGAGGCGATGGCCAAAGAAGGCCAATTATCTAAGAAGCTGACTAAAAGAACAGCTCGAAACTTTCCAATTAGAAGTTTTTTTATTTCAATTATTTTGGTAATTTTAATTCCGATGGCTTTTCAATTTAACATGACCAACCTAATTACGTTAACTGCAATGGTCAGTTTCGTTGAATTTGTTGTTGTCCCCCTTGCCGTAATCCGGTTTTACCGGGGTACTAACAAAGAAAAAGTCCTAAACGCTCCTAAGAATGTTTGGACTGATGTTGTTATTCCGATAATTTCAATTATTCTTGTTGGCTTTTTACTAATCGAATACAACTGGAAAGTGCAATTTGGCGTGATTATTAATGGTAAAGTTGTCGGCATTAACTGGTACGCAATTGCGATGATGATAGTTGGCTTTATTGTTTTACCACTATCAATGGCATTACTAAACAAATTTGAAAATAAATAA
- a CDS encoding aryl-sulfate sulfotransferase: MGRNIFPTGTVTYNPAKTWSGYTMFNAGGVGAILIDMSGKVVHQWRGLQGFPNKMIPGGKIFGSLRCRKRLDAYQDYADITEVDWDGQIVWSFNHNQEVIDRDYGKTWVARQHHDYQIAGNPVGYFAPGQTTKDDFNKVLLLTHNNLKKPRISPQPLLEEVLLEVDRSGKKLWSWHITDHFNEFNLSNLQKNAIFRDPNTHEDSFNGAGEGDLFHVNCASYLGQNHWYDEGDERFKPDNIIMDSREANIMWIIDHQTGKIVWQIGPDYTTSTALQKLGPLIGMHHTHMIPQGLPGAGNILVFNNGGWAGYGAPDQTSPTGMKTSRIDTSRVIEFNPVTLEVVWSFGATDIANSHTPFHRHHFYSPLVSSAQRLPNGNTLIDEGTEGRFLEVTPTKEIVWEYVYPNLGDGLIFRAYRIPYEWVPQVTKEVPKAVIPPDNADFHLPGAADPRLLEDSAVTVEQAAGYNNNPAKFNDEI, encoded by the coding sequence ATGGGTAGAAATATTTTTCCAACAGGAACAGTGACCTATAATCCTGCTAAAACATGGAGTGGCTACACCATGTTTAATGCTGGTGGCGTTGGTGCGATTTTAATTGATATGTCAGGAAAAGTCGTCCACCAATGGCGTGGACTGCAAGGCTTTCCTAATAAAATGATTCCCGGCGGTAAAATTTTTGGTTCACTTAGATGCCGCAAACGCCTAGATGCTTACCAAGATTACGCTGACATTACTGAAGTTGACTGGGATGGTCAGATTGTCTGGAGTTTTAACCACAATCAAGAAGTAATTGATCGCGATTATGGCAAAACTTGGGTTGCCCGCCAACACCATGATTACCAAATCGCAGGTAATCCTGTTGGCTATTTTGCACCCGGACAAACTACCAAAGACGATTTTAACAAAGTGCTGCTACTAACCCATAATAATCTTAAAAAACCGCGAATTTCACCACAGCCTTTACTTGAAGAAGTCTTGCTTGAAGTTGACCGTAGCGGAAAAAAACTCTGGTCATGGCATATTACAGATCATTTTAACGAATTTAATCTGTCTAATCTGCAAAAAAATGCTATTTTTCGTGATCCTAACACCCATGAAGACAGCTTCAATGGTGCTGGTGAAGGTGACCTATTCCACGTTAATTGTGCCAGTTACTTAGGACAAAATCATTGGTACGATGAAGGTGATGAGCGTTTCAAACCTGACAACATTATCATGGATTCCCGCGAAGCTAACATCATGTGGATTATTGATCATCAAACTGGCAAAATTGTTTGGCAAATTGGCCCAGATTATACCACAAGTACTGCTTTACAAAAGTTAGGACCACTAATTGGCATGCATCATACCCACATGATTCCCCAAGGATTACCTGGAGCTGGCAATATTTTAGTCTTTAATAACGGCGGCTGGGCAGGTTACGGTGCCCCAGATCAAACTTCACCAACTGGTATGAAAACAAGTCGGATTGATACTTCACGTGTAATTGAATTTAATCCTGTGACCCTAGAAGTTGTCTGGTCATTTGGCGCAACTGATATTGCAAACAGTCATACACCCTTTCACCGTCACCACTTCTACTCACCGCTTGTTAGCAGCGCCCAACGATTACCTAACGGTAACACGCTAATTGATGAAGGGACTGAAGGACGCTTCTTAGAAGTAACACCAACTAAAGAAATCGTTTGGGAATACGTCTATCCCAATCTTGGTGATGGATTAATCTTCCGTGCTTACCGCATTCCTTACGAATGGGTACCGCAAGTAACCAAAGAAGTACCTAAAGCAGTCATACCACCAGATAATGCTGACTTTCATCTTCCTGGCGCAGCTGATCCTCGTCTACTAGAAGACAGTGCGGTTACCGTTGAACAAGCAGCTGGTTATAACAATAATCCTGCAAAATTTAACGACGAAATTTAA
- the dapF gene encoding diaminopimelate epimerase — translation MVNIEKVHGSQNSFFLLDQTELARPLTISELQRLAVEIADPQTGLLGGSDGLLVVQPADNTQALAQMRIFNKDGSQALMCGNGLRTVARYLAEKYHQHEFWVQTAAANLRVKQYPALGAGVPAFSVEIAPVSFTQASVGWQHLQTSKIINQKLPQLSADLKFTAVAVPNPHLISFVTNIHAAHPSLAYLGRKLNEVNPYFPNGVNVSFAQILGPNKLFVETYERGVGFTNACGTGMSAASLAGYLAAPEQVTVDKLLTIYNPGGFVKTKIHHTKTDYWLELIGNATVIAKLQVPEELLHQARFKQEQIKVMPTDEQEAYLKLIAAK, via the coding sequence ATGGTGAATATAGAAAAAGTTCATGGCTCACAAAACAGCTTCTTTTTACTTGATCAAACAGAACTAGCAAGACCACTTACAATTAGTGAATTACAACGTTTAGCAGTTGAAATTGCGGATCCGCAAACAGGCTTGCTAGGAGGCAGTGATGGCTTGCTGGTTGTGCAGCCAGCAGACAATACACAAGCATTAGCACAGATGCGTATTTTTAACAAAGATGGTTCGCAAGCATTAATGTGTGGTAACGGGTTACGTACAGTTGCACGTTATCTAGCAGAAAAATATCACCAGCATGAATTCTGGGTACAAACAGCTGCTGCTAACTTGCGCGTTAAGCAATATCCTGCTCTAGGTGCTGGTGTTCCTGCCTTTAGTGTCGAGATTGCGCCAGTGTCGTTTACGCAAGCTTCTGTTGGTTGGCAGCATTTACAGACAAGCAAAATTATTAACCAAAAATTACCACAGTTAAGTGCTGACTTAAAGTTCACTGCCGTTGCTGTACCTAATCCGCATTTGATTAGCTTTGTTACTAATATTCACGCTGCGCATCCAAGTTTGGCATATTTGGGGCGTAAGTTAAATGAGGTTAATCCTTATTTTCCTAATGGAGTGAATGTTAGTTTTGCTCAAATTTTGGGGCCGAATAAATTGTTTGTTGAAACTTATGAACGCGGTGTTGGCTTCACTAATGCTTGTGGAACAGGTATGTCGGCTGCTAGTCTTGCAGGATATCTGGCAGCTCCTGAACAAGTAACTGTGGATAAGTTGTTAACAATTTATAATCCGGGGGGCTTTGTTAAAACTAAAATTCACCATACTAAGACAGATTATTGGTTGGAATTGATTGGCAATGCAACAGTAATAGCAAAGCTGCAAGTACCGGAAGAACTTTTGCACCAAGCACGGTTTAAACAGGAACAGATTAAAGTTATGCCGACAGATGAGCAGGAAGCGTATTTAAAGTTGATTGCCGCTAAGTAA
- a CDS encoding aspartate kinase, producing MKVVKFGGSSLADGPHFEKIIKIIMADSERQVVVTSAPGKRFANDDKVTDLLIEYANRVLQQQDVQSIQQQIWTRYQQIGTYFEVTNTKLNQLKQILIELPTKTYKNNSYLLAAFKAHGEILNAMLLTMVLQKLNINAHFASSGELGLVVSAAPQDAQILPVSYQNLTNYQLPKGRLIVPGFYGLTKQGQIATFSRGGSDITGAVLANGFHARVYENFTDVDAIYAANPAIVSNPRPIAKMTYRELRELSYAGFSVFHDEAILPAIAGQIPINVRNTNKPELAGTMIVPAKNFHADNVITGVATSDHFAALYLHRYLLNREVGFTLKLLHIFYKYHISYEHMPSGIDDLTVIFDKRQFTKGVREKMCQDIRLQLHPDSLEWIDDYAIIMVVGEGMRNKIGVMEKIIAPLAAQNIGVHMINQGASRISIMLGTKKKDAPAAVRQIYHNFFIAGD from the coding sequence ATGAAAGTAGTGAAGTTTGGCGGCAGCTCATTAGCAGATGGTCCGCATTTTGAGAAGATTATTAAGATTATTATGGCAGACTCAGAGCGTCAGGTAGTAGTCACATCAGCTCCGGGGAAAAGATTTGCAAATGACGATAAAGTCACAGATTTATTGATTGAATACGCAAATAGAGTATTACAACAGCAAGATGTTCAGTCAATTCAGCAGCAAATTTGGACACGGTACCAACAAATTGGTACTTATTTTGAAGTCACAAATACTAAATTAAACCAGCTAAAACAAATTTTAATAGAATTACCAACAAAAACATATAAAAATAATAGTTATTTATTAGCAGCATTTAAAGCACATGGTGAAATATTAAATGCCATGTTATTGACTATGGTTTTACAAAAACTAAACATAAATGCTCACTTTGCTAGCAGTGGTGAACTCGGATTAGTGGTATCTGCTGCACCTCAAGATGCGCAGATTTTGCCGGTCAGTTATCAAAATTTAACTAATTACCAATTACCAAAAGGCCGGTTGATTGTGCCGGGCTTTTATGGCTTAACTAAACAGGGTCAGATTGCTACTTTTTCTCGTGGTGGTTCTGATATTACTGGTGCCGTATTAGCAAATGGTTTTCATGCGCGAGTATATGAAAACTTTACTGATGTTGATGCAATTTATGCTGCTAATCCGGCAATTGTGTCTAATCCCAGACCGATTGCTAAAATGACATATCGGGAGTTGCGGGAATTATCTTATGCTGGCTTTTCGGTCTTTCATGACGAAGCAATTTTACCAGCAATTGCTGGTCAGATTCCGATTAATGTGAGGAACACTAATAAGCCAGAATTAGCGGGTACGATGATTGTCCCCGCTAAAAACTTTCATGCAGATAATGTGATTACTGGTGTCGCAACGTCTGATCATTTTGCGGCACTTTACTTGCATCGTTATTTGTTAAACCGCGAAGTTGGTTTTACTTTGAAATTATTGCATATTTTTTATAAATATCATATTTCTTATGAACATATGCCTTCCGGAATTGATGACTTAACTGTGATTTTTGATAAGCGACAATTTACTAAGGGCGTCAGAGAAAAAATGTGCCAAGACATTCGCTTGCAGCTGCATCCAGATAGTCTAGAGTGGATTGATGATTATGCCATTATCATGGTTGTTGGTGAAGGAATGCGTAACAAAATTGGCGTGATGGAGAAGATTATTGCTCCGTTAGCAGCCCAAAATATTGGGGTGCATATGATTAATCAAGGGGCATCACGAATTTCGATTATGTTGGGGACCAAGAAGAAGGATGCGCCAGCAGCTGTTCGACAAATCTATCATAATTTTTTCATAGCGGGAGATTAA
- the lysA gene encoding diaminopimelate decarboxylase, protein MVNVNSQGHLTIGDCDALTLAADFGTPLYVYDVGQIRQQMRQFHHAFKNTGIKYAISYASKAFAIRAIDQVIAQEHGHLDVVSAGELLTALQAGFPMADVSFHGNNKSLAELKLALDNHVGTIIIDNFYELDLLNQLLAKQAGQVNVMLRIAPGISAHTHRYIQTGQVDSKFGFDVQSGQAERALQLVRKNPQLNLLGYHAHIGSQIMAVAGFTALVKKMVQLAATWQNKYHYEPQVLNFGGGFGIKYTDADHPLDPQVFVQDMVATLKKEIAATKLSVPEIWLEPGRSIVGQGGYSLYTIGARKEIPHVRTYISVDGGMGDNIRPALYQADYQAVLAQNPLAAPQETVTIAGRYCESGDVLVKDQPLPSSNPGDVLAVLATGAYGYSMASNYNRVPRPAVVFAENGKAKLVVKRETTADLTRLDLNYLK, encoded by the coding sequence TTGGTTAACGTAAATTCGCAAGGACATTTAACAATTGGTGATTGTGACGCACTTACACTCGCAGCCGACTTTGGAACACCGCTGTATGTCTACGATGTTGGACAGATTAGACAGCAAATGCGGCAATTTCACCACGCTTTTAAAAATACTGGAATTAAATATGCGATTAGTTATGCTAGCAAAGCTTTTGCTATCAGAGCTATTGACCAAGTTATCGCTCAAGAGCACGGTCACCTTGATGTTGTGTCTGCAGGTGAATTATTAACCGCCTTACAAGCGGGCTTTCCTATGGCTGATGTTAGTTTTCACGGCAATAACAAGTCACTGGCAGAATTAAAATTAGCCCTTGATAATCATGTTGGCACCATCATCATCGACAATTTTTACGAATTAGACTTGCTTAATCAGCTACTGGCTAAGCAAGCAGGCCAAGTGAACGTCATGTTACGAATTGCTCCCGGCATTTCTGCTCATACCCACCGCTACATTCAAACTGGTCAAGTCGATAGTAAATTTGGCTTTGATGTCCAATCTGGGCAAGCTGAAAGAGCATTACAATTAGTCCGCAAAAATCCGCAGCTAAATCTTTTAGGCTATCATGCCCACATTGGTTCACAAATCATGGCAGTAGCAGGGTTTACTGCCCTCGTTAAAAAAATGGTGCAGTTAGCAGCAACTTGGCAAAATAAATATCATTACGAACCACAAGTTTTAAATTTCGGCGGTGGTTTTGGAATTAAATATACGGATGCTGATCACCCACTTGACCCCCAAGTCTTTGTACAAGACATGGTTGCAACTCTGAAAAAAGAAATTGCAGCAACTAAATTATCCGTGCCTGAAATTTGGCTTGAACCGGGGCGGTCAATCGTCGGTCAAGGCGGCTACAGCTTATACACAATTGGTGCCCGCAAAGAAATCCCTCATGTTCGCACCTACATTAGCGTTGATGGCGGCATGGGCGACAACATTCGCCCCGCACTCTATCAAGCAGATTATCAAGCAGTACTTGCCCAAAACCCGTTAGCTGCACCACAAGAAACAGTCACCATTGCTGGACGCTATTGCGAATCTGGTGATGTGCTGGTCAAAGACCAACCATTACCAAGCAGTAATCCCGGCGATGTCTTGGCAGTTTTAGCAACTGGCGCTTATGGGTATTCAATGGCGTCTAACTACAATCGCGTACCCCGACCTGCTGTGGTTTTTGCTGAAAACGGCAAAGCCAAGCTGGTTGTCAAACGCGAAACCACCGCCGATTTAACCAGACTCGACCTCAATTATCTTAAGTAG
- the dapD gene encoding 2,3,4,5-tetrahydropyridine-2,6-dicarboxylate N-acetyltransferase, with protein MKQNAQEIIDFISNAEKKTPVKVYLQGTLTNLEVPQNIQAFLDDKIGILFGDLADIQPFLQAQQAQITSYHLENNARNSAVPLLDYTQIDARIEPGAIIRDQVKIGPHAVIMMGAVINIGAVIGANTMIDMGTIIGGRALIGQNVHVGANAVIAGVIEPASAKPVQIDDHVLIGAGAAVLEGVHIGSGAVIGAGAVVTNDVASNTVVAGVPAKVIKQVDEKTKSKTGLEASLRKL; from the coding sequence ATGAAGCAAAACGCACAAGAAATTATTGATTTTATTAGCAATGCAGAAAAAAAGACCCCCGTTAAGGTTTACCTTCAGGGGACTTTAACTAACTTAGAGGTACCACAAAATATCCAAGCTTTTTTAGATGACAAAATCGGTATTTTGTTCGGTGACCTAGCAGATATCCAACCATTTTTACAGGCCCAGCAAGCGCAAATTACCAGCTATCACCTTGAAAACAATGCCCGCAACTCTGCCGTACCTTTGCTTGATTACACGCAAATTGATGCTCGGATCGAACCCGGTGCCATTATTCGTGATCAAGTAAAAATTGGTCCGCATGCCGTCATTATGATGGGGGCTGTGATTAATATCGGGGCCGTCATTGGTGCTAATACCATGATTGACATGGGCACAATTATCGGGGGTCGGGCACTTATTGGTCAAAATGTCCATGTTGGTGCCAATGCCGTAATTGCTGGAGTCATTGAACCCGCATCTGCTAAGCCAGTACAAATCGACGATCATGTTCTAATTGGTGCTGGTGCCGCAGTCTTAGAAGGTGTCCATATTGGTAGTGGCGCTGTAATCGGTGCGGGCGCAGTTGTGACAAATGATGTTGCGTCCAATACTGTAGTCGCTGGTGTGCCTGCCAAAGTAATCAAGCAAGTTGATGAAAAAACCAAAAGTAAAACTGGTCTAGAAGCCAGCTTGCGAAAGTTGTGA
- a CDS encoding N-acetyldiaminopimelate deacetylase, with the protein MNFTNQELITIRRQLHQIPELALQEFATQKLLLKLITSLPTQYLTIKTFSELPTAIMVHVQGSEPHKTIGYRADIDGLPVAEKNNLPYKSKHPGIMHACGHDVHMTVALGVLSYFATHQPQDNLVFFFQPAEESQSGAKIAYDHQLFQGQFALTEIYALHDTPELPVGTIGTRQGTLFAGTTEINVDFYGQDGHAAYPQKANDMIVAAAAFITQVQTIISRSIDPLQAGVITLGKMTAGNVRNAIAGQAHLEGTIRGLTQPMITLIKQRLQEVASGIATSYHAQVKINFNQGGYFPVENNPELTASLITFLQQAPQINYVQTAPAMTGEDFGYLVNKIPGAMFWLGVGDHGSLHSATFNPDEQAIMVGVQTVSDFLKTRMQTN; encoded by the coding sequence ATGAATTTCACTAACCAAGAGCTGATTACAATCAGGCGACAATTACATCAAATTCCTGAGTTGGCACTGCAAGAGTTTGCAACACAAAAATTGCTGCTCAAGTTGATTACTAGCCTACCGACACAATACTTAACAATTAAAACTTTCTCCGAACTGCCAACAGCAATCATGGTTCACGTCCAAGGTAGCGAACCACACAAAACAATCGGCTACCGTGCCGACATTGACGGCTTACCAGTTGCAGAAAAGAATAATCTGCCTTACAAATCAAAGCATCCCGGTATCATGCATGCTTGTGGTCATGACGTGCACATGACAGTGGCACTTGGTGTTTTAAGTTACTTTGCAACTCATCAACCACAAGATAATTTAGTCTTTTTCTTTCAACCAGCTGAAGAAAGTCAAAGTGGCGCTAAAATTGCCTACGATCACCAGTTATTTCAAGGACAATTTGCATTAACTGAAATTTATGCTCTGCATGATACTCCAGAACTGCCAGTTGGAACAATTGGTACCAGACAAGGCACACTTTTTGCTGGTACTACCGAAATTAATGTTGACTTTTATGGTCAAGATGGACATGCAGCTTACCCACAAAAAGCCAATGATATGATCGTTGCGGCTGCTGCTTTCATTACACAAGTACAAACTATTATTTCACGCAGTATTGATCCTTTGCAGGCCGGCGTAATTACTTTAGGCAAAATGACAGCTGGCAATGTACGCAACGCTATTGCCGGGCAAGCTCACCTTGAAGGAACTATTCGCGGCTTAACGCAACCAATGATTACGTTAATTAAACAGCGCCTACAAGAAGTTGCTTCTGGCATTGCTACCAGTTATCATGCACAAGTAAAAATAAATTTTAATCAGGGCGGTTATTTTCCCGTTGAAAACAATCCAGAATTAACTGCAAGCCTGATTACTTTTCTCCAGCAAGCACCACAAATTAATTACGTCCAAACCGCACCAGCAATGACCGGTGAAGACTTTGGCTATTTAGTCAACAAAATTCCGGGGGCGATGTTTTGGCTGGGGGTCGGAGATCATGGATCATTGCATTCAGCCACTTTCAACCCCGATGAACAGGCAATTATGGTCGGTGTCCAAACTGTCAGCGATTTTTTAAAAACCAGAATGCAAACAAATTAA
- the dapA gene encoding 4-hydroxy-tetrahydrodipicolinate synthase, whose protein sequence is MLLKDAEILTAIVTPFNEGGTINYSGLEELINHLLAHGSQGFVVGGTTGEVATLTANEKLALYRKFVAIVAGRVPIIVGTGSNNTQATINFSQKVGQIKGITAQLVVVPYYNKPNQRGMLAHFTAIAQQTNLPIIIYNIPGRTGVTMSNATILELAKNPQIIGVKQCTTVSDLEYLVEHAPQDFLVFSGEDAQSLAAKTVGAQGIISVASHIYGDQMQQMYAALDAGQVTTAGAWQRKLTPKMAALFMFPSPSGVKALLNAQGFHTGNCRLPIVNLNDDEKRQLAHQLALPNDDLSQPISLQLGENHV, encoded by the coding sequence ATGTTACTCAAAGATGCAGAAATTTTAACAGCAATTGTTACTCCCTTTAATGAAGGTGGCACCATCAATTACTCAGGACTTGAAGAACTCATTAATCACTTACTTGCACACGGTAGTCAAGGCTTCGTCGTCGGTGGGACAACCGGTGAAGTTGCTACGCTAACAGCTAATGAAAAGTTAGCATTGTACCGTAAGTTTGTCGCAATTGTTGCTGGTCGAGTGCCAATCATTGTAGGCACTGGTTCTAATAATACGCAGGCCACAATTAATTTTAGTCAAAAAGTCGGTCAAATTAAGGGAATTACGGCCCAATTGGTTGTAGTTCCCTACTATAATAAACCTAATCAACGCGGGATGCTGGCCCACTTTACTGCAATTGCCCAGCAAACTAACTTGCCAATTATTATTTATAACATCCCCGGACGAACAGGTGTCACCATGAGCAACGCAACGATTTTAGAGCTAGCAAAAAACCCGCAAATCATCGGCGTTAAGCAATGTACAACAGTCAGTGACTTAGAATATTTAGTTGAACACGCACCACAGGATTTCTTAGTATTCAGTGGTGAAGATGCCCAAAGTTTAGCAGCTAAGACAGTCGGCGCTCAAGGAATTATTTCGGTTGCTTCACATATTTATGGCGATCAGATGCAACAAATGTATGCTGCTCTAGATGCTGGTCAAGTCACCACAGCTGGCGCATGGCAACGCAAACTTACACCTAAAATGGCAGCCTTATTCATGTTTCCTTCACCATCTGGAGTTAAGGCACTTTTAAATGCCCAAGGCTTTCACACAGGCAATTGTCGCCTGCCAATTGTCAACTTAAATGATGATGAAAAAAGGCAGCTGGCACATCAATTAGCACTACCAAATGATGATTTAAGTCAGCCCATCAGTTTACAGTTAGGAGAAAATCATGTTTAA